A genomic segment from Dietzia psychralcaliphila encodes:
- the secA2 gene encoding accessory Sec system translocase SecA2: MGFANRFWKLMGSTQGRDTSRAQSAVEASHGFDEWASEMDDGEFADAAHGLQLFGESTEDLARFLALAREAASRAVGLRPFDVQLQGALRMFAGDVVEMATGEGKTLSGAVAAAGYALQGHTVHVISVNDYLAARDARWMGPMFELLGLTVGHVTESSTREERRAAYACDVTYGSVSEIGFDVLREQLVTDPADLIAPTTDVALVDEADSVLVDEALVPLVLAGSTSGEAPTGEILSAVRKLRPGRHYETDSERRNIFLTDDGAEAIEGELGIPDLYDAEHVATTLVQVNVALHACYLLRRDVDYIVRDGRVQLVNASRGRVAELQRWPDGLQAAVEAKEGVAVSEAGQILDSITVQAFIGRYDRVCGMTGTALAAGAQLREFYSLGVSQIDSNAPCVRFDEADRTYIDGDSKTRAVVEHIAAVHSTGQPVLVGTHDVAESEELAARLFEKGVDCVVLNAKNDEEEAAIIAEAGDVGNVTVSTQMAGRGTDIRLGGSDESRRDEVVELGGLHVVGTGRHRTERLDNQLRGRAGRQGDPGSSVFFAAMDDPVVTSALEPDKIPGAHDRISGLIKGNRGRDAVDHAQRVTEGQMLAIHSNTWRYSRLLAEQRDILAERRAALLVTEKAFEELTAHDPERSAELVETHGRDAVVQGCRDITLWHLDRGWARHLETMNDVRESIHLRALGRENPLDEFHRIAIDHFRDLASDAVRESETTFAEIEFTDSGVDLVANAMARPTSTWTYMVHDNPMAAGGNVFSGMMTTFR, translated from the coding sequence GTGGGATTCGCCAACCGCTTCTGGAAGCTGATGGGCTCCACCCAGGGCCGGGACACCTCGCGCGCGCAGAGCGCGGTCGAGGCATCCCATGGATTCGACGAGTGGGCCTCGGAGATGGACGACGGCGAGTTCGCGGACGCCGCCCACGGCCTGCAGCTCTTCGGCGAGTCCACCGAGGACCTCGCTCGATTCCTGGCTCTGGCCAGGGAGGCCGCGAGCCGGGCCGTCGGCCTGCGCCCGTTCGACGTACAGCTCCAGGGTGCGCTGAGAATGTTCGCCGGGGACGTGGTGGAGATGGCGACCGGTGAGGGCAAGACCCTCTCTGGCGCAGTGGCGGCGGCAGGCTATGCACTGCAGGGTCACACCGTCCACGTCATCTCCGTCAACGACTATCTCGCTGCCCGTGACGCGCGCTGGATGGGGCCGATGTTCGAGCTCCTGGGACTGACCGTGGGCCATGTCACCGAGTCGTCGACCCGCGAGGAGCGTCGCGCCGCCTACGCCTGCGACGTCACCTACGGGTCCGTCTCCGAGATCGGTTTCGACGTCCTGCGGGAGCAACTCGTCACCGACCCGGCGGACCTCATCGCACCGACCACGGACGTCGCGCTCGTCGACGAGGCGGACTCCGTGCTCGTGGACGAGGCGCTGGTGCCCCTGGTGCTCGCCGGGTCCACCTCCGGAGAGGCGCCCACCGGGGAGATCCTCTCCGCGGTCCGGAAACTGCGACCGGGCCGCCACTACGAGACCGACTCCGAGCGGCGCAACATCTTCCTCACCGACGATGGAGCCGAGGCGATCGAGGGCGAGCTCGGGATCCCCGACCTCTACGACGCGGAGCATGTCGCCACGACGCTGGTGCAGGTCAATGTCGCACTCCACGCCTGCTACCTGCTCAGGCGGGACGTGGACTACATCGTCCGTGACGGGCGGGTCCAGCTGGTCAACGCCTCGCGTGGTCGCGTGGCCGAACTCCAACGCTGGCCGGACGGACTGCAGGCGGCCGTCGAGGCCAAGGAGGGGGTCGCGGTCTCCGAGGCGGGACAGATCCTCGACAGCATCACCGTCCAGGCGTTCATCGGCAGATACGACCGGGTGTGCGGGATGACGGGAACGGCACTCGCCGCCGGCGCGCAGCTGCGCGAGTTCTACTCACTGGGCGTGTCCCAGATCGATTCGAACGCCCCCTGCGTCCGATTCGACGAGGCCGACCGGACCTACATCGACGGCGACAGCAAGACCCGCGCCGTGGTCGAGCACATCGCCGCGGTCCACTCGACCGGTCAACCGGTGCTCGTCGGGACCCACGATGTCGCCGAGTCGGAGGAGCTCGCCGCCCGCCTCTTCGAGAAGGGCGTGGACTGCGTGGTGCTCAACGCCAAGAACGACGAGGAGGAGGCGGCCATCATCGCCGAGGCAGGGGACGTGGGCAACGTCACCGTCTCCACCCAGATGGCGGGGCGCGGCACGGACATCCGGCTGGGTGGCTCCGACGAATCCCGCCGCGACGAGGTCGTCGAACTCGGTGGACTGCACGTGGTGGGGACGGGTCGACACCGGACGGAGAGACTCGACAACCAGCTCCGCGGCCGCGCCGGACGCCAGGGAGACCCCGGCAGCTCGGTGTTCTTCGCCGCGATGGACGACCCGGTGGTCACCTCGGCGCTGGAACCGGACAAGATCCCCGGCGCGCACGACAGGATCAGCGGATTGATCAAGGGCAACCGTGGCCGTGACGCGGTCGACCACGCCCAGCGGGTCACCGAGGGCCAGATGCTCGCCATCCACTCCAACACCTGGCGGTACAGCAGGCTTCTCGCCGAACAGCGCGACATCCTGGCCGAACGCCGGGCGGCGCTGCTGGTCACGGAGAAGGCGTTCGAGGAGCTCACCGCACACGATCCCGAACGGAGTGCCGAGCTCGTCGAGACACACGGCCGTGATGCCGTGGTGCAGGGGTGCCGCGACATCACACTGTGGCACCTCGACCGGGGCTGGGCCCGCCACCTCGAGACGATGAACGACGTCCGCGAGTCGATCCACCTCCGGGCCCTGGGACGAGAGAACCCTCTCGACGAGTTCCACCGGATCGCGATCGACCATTTCAGAGACCTCGCCTCGGATGCGGTCCGCGAGTCCGAGACCACCTTCGCGGAGATCGAGTTCACCGATTCGGGGGTGGACCTGGTGGCCAACGCGATGGCGCGGCCCACCTCGACGTGGACCTACATGGTCCACGACAACCCGATGGCCGCGGGTGGAAACGTCTTCTCCGGGATGATGACGACCTTCCGATGA
- a CDS encoding MerR family transcriptional regulator — MTAAGHGAAEERHLSIGGVIALLSPDFPDLTVSKVRFLENEGLVTPERTASGYRRFSVEDRERLRYVLTAQRDRYLPLKVIRDELEALDSAIADGSTTALLPRHGADGVPGSTPDDFRSDTVLRLTRENVVEQSGVAAELVDSLVDAGLIVAGAGGFYDPEAVLVARTAHDLAAHGVDVRHLRGFRTAADRQTGLITQIAGPVARQGDADARDRAAELAREIAALSVALHSTLVTVAVRHALES; from the coding sequence GTGACGGCCGCCGGACACGGCGCCGCTGAGGAGAGGCACCTCTCCATCGGCGGCGTCATCGCACTCCTGAGTCCGGATTTCCCGGACCTCACGGTGTCGAAGGTCCGGTTCCTCGAGAACGAAGGCCTGGTCACGCCCGAGCGGACCGCCAGCGGATACCGCCGGTTCAGCGTCGAGGACCGTGAGCGGCTGCGCTACGTGCTCACGGCGCAGCGGGACCGGTACCTGCCCCTCAAGGTGATCCGCGACGAGCTGGAGGCGCTGGATTCAGCTATCGCGGACGGGTCCACCACCGCTCTGCTCCCGCGGCACGGAGCCGATGGTGTCCCGGGTTCGACCCCGGACGACTTCCGCAGCGACACCGTCCTGCGGCTGACCCGTGAGAACGTCGTCGAGCAGTCGGGGGTGGCGGCGGAGCTGGTCGATTCCCTCGTGGACGCCGGGCTCATCGTGGCGGGTGCCGGTGGTTTCTACGACCCGGAGGCGGTGTTGGTCGCGCGGACCGCGCACGACCTCGCCGCCCACGGGGTGGACGTTCGCCATCTTCGCGGTTTCCGGACCGCTGCGGATCGGCAGACCGGTCTCATCACGCAGATCGCCGGCCCGGTGGCACGGCAGGGCGACGCGGACGCCCGAGACCGGGCGGCCGAGCTGGCCCGGGAGATCGCGGCGCTGTCGGTGGCTCTGCATTCCACGCTCGTCACGGTGGCCGTCCGGCACGCGCTGGAGTCCTGA
- the gcvP gene encoding aminomethyl-transferring glycine dehydrogenase codes for MTTTPHTARTGGEFVARHLGPDADGLAHILETIDVSSLDELAERAFPSVILDEVGPDGRAAGIDALPEPLSEADTLAALRVLADQNEVAISMIGQGYYDTLTPAVIRRNVVESPAWYTGYTPYQPEISQGRLEALLNFQTMVADLTGMDMANASMLDEGTAAAEAMTMLRRANRSSKSPRFAVDTDVFGQTAAILATRAEPLGIEIVTANLIDDGLPEGDFFGALVQTPGASGRVADVAGLIDQCHDRGVLVAAGVDLLAATVLTPAGEKGADACFGSSQRFGVPMGFGGPHAGFLACRTAHARNLPGRLVGVSTDADGRPAYRLALQTREQHIRRDKATSNICTAQVLLAVVAAMYASYHGAEGLAAIARRVHSHAAVLADGLVAAGVQVVHADFFDTVLARVPGRATEVLAAAAERGVNLWKVDDDHVSVSCDEATTGDHLALVLEAFGGSVADIADAGQLEILVDPAYGDRTSSFLQHEAFVRYRTETAMLRYLRALADKDLALDRTMIPLGSCTMKLNATTEMEPITWPEFAGLHPFAPVEQTRGIRRLVGDVEQWLVDITGYAAVSLQPNAGSQGEYAGLLAIRQYHRSRGDEDRRVCLIPSSAHGTNAASAVMAGMKVVVVGCRPNGDVDVDDLREKVDRHAAELSAIMITYPSTHGVYEHDIEEICAIVHDAGGQVYIDGANLNALVGVARPGRFGGDVSHLNLHKTFCIPHGGGGPGVGPVAVAEHLREFLPGHPYEEGLGSGAVVSAAAFGSASILPITWAYVRMMGADGLRRATLTAIASANYLARRIGQHFPVLYSGDGGWVAHECILDFRPLIDSVGISIDDVAKRLADYGFHAPTMSFPVPNTLMVEPTESEDLAELDAFCDAMAAIRAEIDRVAAGEWTVEDNPLRGAPHTAESVSADEWEHAYPRSLAGYPLGSTWRPKVWPAVRRIDGAYGDRNLVCSCPPLEAFAED; via the coding sequence GTGACGACGACCCCGCACACCGCCCGGACCGGAGGCGAGTTCGTCGCCCGCCATCTGGGACCCGACGCCGACGGACTCGCCCACATACTGGAGACCATCGACGTGAGCTCCCTCGACGAGCTCGCCGAACGCGCCTTCCCGTCGGTCATCCTCGACGAGGTGGGTCCCGATGGCCGGGCCGCCGGGATCGACGCGCTTCCCGAACCCCTGTCGGAGGCCGACACGCTCGCGGCGCTGCGCGTGCTCGCCGATCAGAACGAGGTCGCGATCTCGATGATCGGGCAGGGGTACTACGACACGCTCACCCCGGCCGTGATCCGCCGCAACGTCGTCGAGAGCCCCGCCTGGTACACGGGATACACGCCCTACCAGCCGGAGATCAGCCAGGGTCGCCTCGAGGCGCTGCTCAACTTCCAGACCATGGTCGCCGACCTCACCGGCATGGACATGGCCAACGCGTCCATGCTCGACGAGGGGACCGCGGCAGCCGAGGCCATGACGATGCTCCGCCGGGCCAACCGGTCCTCGAAGAGTCCGCGCTTCGCAGTCGACACTGACGTCTTCGGCCAGACGGCCGCCATCCTGGCCACGCGGGCCGAGCCGCTCGGCATCGAGATCGTCACCGCCAACCTGATCGACGACGGGTTGCCGGAGGGCGACTTCTTCGGCGCACTCGTGCAGACGCCCGGCGCCTCGGGCCGTGTCGCCGACGTCGCGGGGCTGATCGACCAGTGCCACGATCGGGGAGTCCTGGTTGCGGCGGGCGTCGACCTGCTCGCGGCGACCGTCCTCACCCCGGCCGGGGAGAAGGGCGCGGACGCCTGCTTCGGCTCGTCCCAGCGTTTCGGTGTCCCGATGGGCTTCGGTGGCCCCCATGCCGGCTTCCTCGCGTGCCGCACGGCGCACGCCCGTAACCTCCCGGGCCGCCTCGTGGGCGTGTCCACGGACGCCGACGGCCGGCCGGCCTACCGGCTGGCGCTGCAGACCCGCGAGCAGCACATCCGCCGCGACAAGGCCACGTCCAACATCTGCACCGCACAGGTCCTGCTCGCGGTGGTCGCCGCGATGTACGCCTCGTACCACGGCGCGGAGGGCCTGGCGGCGATCGCCCGGCGCGTGCACTCCCATGCCGCCGTCCTGGCCGACGGCCTCGTCGCCGCGGGTGTCCAGGTCGTCCACGCCGACTTCTTCGACACCGTCCTGGCCAGGGTGCCCGGCCGCGCCACCGAGGTGCTCGCCGCCGCCGCCGAGCGGGGGGTGAACCTGTGGAAGGTCGACGACGACCACGTGTCCGTCTCCTGCGACGAGGCCACCACCGGGGACCACCTCGCGCTCGTCCTCGAGGCGTTCGGTGGCTCTGTCGCGGACATCGCGGACGCCGGGCAACTGGAGATCCTCGTCGATCCCGCCTACGGCGACCGGACCTCGAGCTTTCTGCAGCACGAGGCGTTCGTCAGGTACCGGACCGAGACCGCGATGCTGCGCTACCTGCGTGCCCTCGCGGACAAGGACCTGGCGCTGGACCGCACGATGATCCCACTGGGCTCCTGCACGATGAAGCTCAACGCGACCACGGAGATGGAGCCCATCACGTGGCCGGAGTTCGCCGGACTCCACCCCTTCGCACCGGTCGAGCAGACCCGCGGGATCCGCCGGCTCGTGGGCGACGTCGAGCAGTGGCTCGTCGACATCACCGGCTACGCCGCGGTGAGCCTGCAGCCCAACGCGGGCAGTCAGGGGGAGTACGCGGGACTGCTGGCGATCCGGCAGTACCACCGCTCCCGGGGCGACGAGGACCGCAGGGTGTGCCTCATCCCGTCGTCGGCGCACGGAACCAACGCCGCGTCCGCGGTGATGGCGGGGATGAAGGTCGTCGTCGTGGGGTGCCGACCCAACGGTGACGTGGACGTCGACGACCTCCGGGAGAAGGTCGACCGGCACGCCGCCGAGCTGTCGGCGATCATGATCACCTACCCGTCGACCCACGGGGTGTACGAGCACGACATCGAGGAGATCTGCGCGATCGTCCACGATGCCGGCGGCCAGGTCTACATCGACGGCGCCAACCTCAACGCGCTCGTGGGGGTCGCCCGCCCTGGCCGGTTCGGTGGCGACGTGAGCCATCTCAACCTGCACAAGACCTTCTGCATCCCGCACGGCGGCGGCGGACCCGGCGTCGGCCCGGTCGCGGTGGCCGAGCACCTGCGAGAGTTCCTGCCCGGCCACCCGTACGAGGAGGGCCTCGGATCGGGCGCGGTGGTCTCGGCGGCCGCGTTCGGGTCCGCCTCGATCCTGCCCATCACGTGGGCCTATGTCCGCATGATGGGTGCGGACGGGCTGCGTCGCGCCACCCTCACGGCGATCGCGAGCGCCAACTACCTGGCCCGGCGGATCGGGCAGCATTTCCCGGTGCTCTATTCCGGGGACGGCGGGTGGGTGGCCCACGAGTGCATCCTCGACTTCCGGCCGCTCATCGATTCGGTGGGGATCTCCATCGACGACGTGGCCAAGCGGCTGGCGGACTACGGTTTCCACGCGCCCACGATGAGCTTCCCGGTGCCCAACACCCTCATGGTGGAGCCGACCGAGAGCGAGGATCTCGCCGAGCTGGACGCGTTCTGCGACGCGATGGCCGCGATCCGCGCCGAGATCGACCGGGTCGCGGCAGGGGAGTGGACCGTCGAGGACAATCCACTGCGCGGCGCGCCCCACACCGCGGAGAGCGTCTCGGCCGACGAGTGGGAGCACGCCTACCCTCGTAGCCTGGCGGGGTACCCGCTGGGGTCCACCTGGCGCCCCAAGGTCTGGCCCGCGGTGCGACGCATCGACGGCGCGTACGGCGACCGCAACCTGGTGTGTTCCTGCCCGCCGTTGGAGGCGTTCGCCGAGGACTGA
- a CDS encoding CDP-alcohol phosphatidyltransferase family protein: MSAAREGRRETDLREWRTGEGKVLGARIPQPRDGHLSAAVPPGLGYETPPRDPEVSDRFWTLPNAISLARIALIPVLVVSILVWDDPPLALWLLGALVVSDWLDGKIARLWNMRSTWGERLDPLADRILVAAVPVSFAVAGYVPVWVVVVLLVRDALLVGTLPVYRRRGIEPEVTYLGKAATFALFWSLPLLLAGFAGVPGGEGFQVLGEACLYWGVGLYSWSGAIYLWQAWKIARSVPPGRARSTAVGSSGGV; encoded by the coding sequence ATGAGTGCGGCGCGGGAGGGCAGGCGTGAGACCGATCTGCGGGAATGGCGGACCGGAGAGGGCAAGGTCCTCGGCGCGCGCATCCCGCAACCTCGCGACGGTCACCTCTCCGCCGCGGTGCCACCCGGCCTCGGGTACGAGACGCCGCCGCGTGACCCCGAGGTCAGTGACAGGTTCTGGACGCTTCCCAACGCCATCTCGCTGGCGCGCATCGCACTGATCCCGGTGCTCGTGGTGAGCATCCTGGTCTGGGACGACCCGCCCCTGGCGCTGTGGCTCCTCGGGGCGCTGGTCGTGTCCGACTGGCTCGACGGCAAGATCGCACGACTCTGGAACATGCGGTCGACCTGGGGCGAGCGCCTCGACCCCCTCGCCGACCGCATCCTGGTGGCCGCCGTGCCGGTGTCCTTCGCCGTGGCCGGATACGTACCCGTCTGGGTGGTGGTTGTTCTCCTGGTGAGGGACGCGCTGCTGGTGGGGACCCTGCCGGTGTACCGCCGACGAGGGATCGAGCCCGAGGTCACCTACCTGGGCAAAGCCGCCACCTTCGCGCTGTTCTGGTCCCTTCCCCTGCTCCTCGCGGGGTTCGCGGGGGTCCCCGGTGGGGAGGGGTTCCAGGTCCTCGGTGAGGCGTGCTTGTACTGGGGGGTGGGCCTCTACTCGTGGAGCGGCGCGATCTACCTGTGGCAGGCCTGGAAGATCGCCCGCTCCGTCCCTCCGGGCCGCGCCCGATCTACTGCAGTGGGGTCGTCTGGCGGTGTGTAA
- a CDS encoding alpha/beta fold hydrolase, with translation MEPQSMTVDIPVGRLDVLDWRPDGPVRGTVLALHGFPESPWEWESVAEVLAQQGVRVVAPAQRGYSPGARPDDVGAYAIEHLSSDALAIVDSLGLESVHVLGHDWGASVAWWLAAHHPGRVATLTVVSVPHLSAFAEALESDPDQQARSAYFTLFRQQGKAEDVLLEDGAHRLLSMFDGQVSDELMDKHLELVGEREGLTGALNWYRAMRRYDLPDVSVPTTYLWGEDDPAIARTGAEATASRMTGDYRFVPLSGMGHWLPEQAPEVVATEVLDRIG, from the coding sequence ATGGAACCGCAGAGTATGACCGTCGACATCCCGGTCGGCCGCCTCGATGTCCTGGATTGGCGTCCGGACGGCCCCGTGCGTGGGACCGTGTTGGCATTGCACGGTTTCCCGGAGTCACCGTGGGAGTGGGAGTCTGTTGCCGAGGTGCTGGCGCAGCAGGGTGTCCGGGTCGTCGCTCCGGCACAGCGCGGCTATTCGCCCGGTGCTCGCCCGGACGACGTCGGGGCCTACGCGATCGAGCACCTGAGTTCGGACGCGCTCGCGATCGTCGACAGCCTCGGTCTGGAGAGCGTGCACGTACTCGGTCACGACTGGGGGGCGTCGGTCGCGTGGTGGCTCGCAGCCCATCACCCCGGGCGGGTGGCAACTCTGACGGTGGTGTCCGTGCCTCATCTCTCGGCCTTCGCCGAGGCTCTGGAGTCGGACCCGGATCAGCAGGCCCGATCCGCTTACTTCACGCTGTTCCGCCAGCAGGGAAAGGCCGAGGACGTCCTGCTCGAGGACGGGGCCCACCGGTTGCTGTCGATGTTCGACGGGCAGGTGTCGGATGAGCTGATGGACAAGCATCTCGAGCTGGTCGGCGAGCGGGAGGGACTGACGGGCGCGCTCAACTGGTACCGCGCGATGCGCCGATACGACCTGCCCGACGTGTCTGTTCCCACGACCTACCTGTGGGGTGAGGACGACCCCGCCATCGCGCGCACCGGCGCCGAGGCCACCGCCTCCCGGATGACGGGGGACTACCGGTTCGTCCCGCTGTCCGGGATGGGGCACTGGCTCCCGGAACAGGCCCCCGAGGTGGTGGCCACGGAGGTCCTGGACCGAATCGGCTGA
- a CDS encoding MerR family transcriptional regulator: MADHTRDPESSSTGTRTEGLFGGDVEATQATFDEVQPGLFPDDGIPDGTSGYRVPIACQIAGITYRQLDYWARTDLVVPSIRNAAGSGSQRLYSFKDILVLKIVKQLLDTGISLQNIRKAVDQIRSRGVKDLATITLFSDGRTVFECTSKEEVFDLLQGGQGVFGIGIGGAMRELAGSIAEFPAETVSAEDIIEPLEDELAARRRARASRRTG, translated from the coding sequence GTGGCCGACCACACCCGTGATCCGGAGTCGTCCTCCACCGGTACGCGCACGGAGGGTCTCTTCGGAGGCGACGTCGAGGCCACCCAGGCCACGTTCGACGAGGTGCAGCCGGGACTGTTCCCCGATGACGGCATCCCGGACGGGACCAGTGGGTACCGCGTCCCGATCGCATGTCAGATCGCCGGCATCACCTACCGGCAGCTCGACTACTGGGCCCGCACCGATCTGGTGGTGCCGTCGATCCGCAACGCGGCCGGCTCCGGTAGTCAACGTCTGTACTCGTTCAAGGACATCCTCGTCCTCAAGATCGTCAAGCAGCTGCTGGACACCGGGATCTCTCTCCAGAACATCCGGAAGGCGGTGGATCAGATCCGCTCCCGTGGGGTGAAGGACCTGGCCACCATCACGCTCTTCTCCGACGGCCGCACGGTGTTCGAGTGCACGTCGAAGGAGGAGGTGTTCGACCTCCTGCAGGGCGGACAGGGGGTCTTCGGCATCGGGATCGGCGGAGCGATGCGGGAGCTCGCCGGATCTATCGCGGAGTTCCCTGCTGAGACAGTCTCGGCGGAGGACATCATCGAGCCCCTCGAGGACGAGTTGGCGGCCCGTCGGCGCGCCCGCGCCTCGCGGCGTACGGGCTGA
- a CDS encoding bifunctional nuclease family protein, with protein sequence MREVNVVGIRFEEPEYAPVLILHEKDGGRYVPIWIGASEAAAISLQQQGVQPGRPLTHDLVATLLETFAHPLEQVEIVGVSEGTFIAELVFEGKRVSARPSDAVAVALRTSSPVLVSREVLDEVGISLVEQGEEEVEAFREFLDQVSPDDFLGGGDAPQEPGGPTP encoded by the coding sequence ATGCGAGAGGTGAACGTCGTCGGCATCCGATTCGAGGAGCCGGAGTACGCACCAGTATTGATCCTGCACGAGAAGGACGGGGGACGGTACGTCCCGATCTGGATCGGCGCGTCCGAAGCCGCCGCGATCAGTCTCCAGCAACAGGGAGTGCAACCGGGGCGGCCACTGACGCACGATCTGGTGGCGACCCTTCTCGAGACCTTCGCGCACCCGCTCGAGCAGGTGGAGATCGTGGGAGTGTCCGAGGGGACGTTCATCGCCGAGCTGGTCTTCGAGGGTAAGCGGGTCTCCGCCCGCCCGTCGGATGCGGTGGCGGTCGCGCTGAGGACCTCGTCCCCGGTCCTGGTCAGCCGTGAGGTGCTCGACGAGGTCGGGATCTCGCTCGTGGAGCAGGGCGAGGAGGAGGTCGAGGCCTTCCGTGAGTTCCTCGACCAGGTGAGCCCGGATGATTTCCTGGGCGGTGGGGACGCGCCTCAGGAACCCGGCGGCCCCACTCCGTGA
- the odhI gene encoding oxoglutarate dehydrogenase inhibitor Odhl, whose translation MPEATAETTSVFRAELLNESDQQAAQSEPAVTGIEGLPEGQALLVVKRGPNAGSRFLLDQATTSAGRHPDSDIFLDDVTVSRRHAEFRSEGGTFNVVDVGSLNGTYVNREPVDSASLSNGDEVQIGKFRLVFLTGTPGQ comes from the coding sequence ATGCCCGAGGCGACCGCCGAGACCACCTCGGTGTTCCGTGCGGAGCTTCTCAACGAGTCCGATCAGCAGGCGGCTCAGTCCGAGCCCGCCGTCACCGGTATCGAGGGTCTTCCCGAGGGGCAGGCGCTCCTGGTGGTCAAGCGTGGGCCCAACGCCGGCTCCCGGTTCCTCCTGGACCAGGCGACCACATCGGCCGGCCGGCACCCGGACAGCGACATCTTCCTGGATGACGTCACCGTGAGCCGTCGTCACGCGGAGTTCCGGAGCGAGGGCGGGACCTTCAACGTGGTCGACGTCGGTTCCCTGAACGGCACGTACGTCAACCGCGAGCCCGTGGACTCCGCGTCGCTGTCGAACGGTGACGAGGTACAGATCGGCAAGTTCCGGCTCGTCTTCCTGACGGGTACGCCCGGGCAGTGA
- the gcvH gene encoding glycine cleavage system protein GcvH, with the protein MSDQNIPDQLRYTDEHEWVERVSDTRVRIGITEYAQSKLGDIVFVQLPDVGGETESGEPFGEVESPKSVSDLYAPLSGKVVEVNTALETSPELVNSDPYGEGWIVVLEISDVDDLEAQLEQTLDSEGYAKITEG; encoded by the coding sequence GTGAGCGACCAGAACATCCCCGACCAGCTCCGGTACACCGACGAGCACGAGTGGGTGGAGCGGGTGTCCGACACGCGCGTTCGCATCGGTATCACCGAGTACGCGCAGTCCAAGCTGGGTGACATCGTCTTTGTGCAGCTTCCGGACGTGGGCGGCGAGACGGAGTCGGGCGAGCCGTTCGGCGAGGTCGAGTCACCCAAGAGCGTCTCCGACCTGTACGCGCCGCTCAGCGGGAAGGTCGTCGAGGTCAACACCGCCCTCGAGACGTCGCCCGAGCTCGTCAACTCGGATCCGTACGGTGAGGGGTGGATCGTCGTCCTCGAGATCTCGGACGTCGACGACCTGGAAGCGCAGCTCGAGCAGACGCTGGACTCAGAGGGATACGCCAAGATCACGGAGGGCTGA